In Eupeodes corollae chromosome 3, idEupCoro1.1, whole genome shotgun sequence, a single genomic region encodes these proteins:
- the LOC129952574 gene encoding putative inorganic phosphate cotransporter, with protein MTAETIFKGPTLGVRHLQAFLMFLSIVVNYVAKFNISVAVVAMTDSASANPNFDEYDWTIAEKSYILSSFFWGYAITQFPGGYLCRYIGAKWTMLISTVGSAVFAIVTPPLIPIGGWKLFCAIRVVQGLFQGFLFPAIHAHLAKWAPVEERNRLGALSNTGIECGTLLAMSISGVIASSSMGWPGISYVSGGIGLIWCVIWVIFASDTPAESRFISESEKNFIMASLNQQQKGTIVKSIPVPWKAMLSSLPFWALLVARCAEAWGLSTLQTQIPSYMSGVLLMDIKSNALYSSLPYLAMWIMSFVYLISSEVILKKDWLSLTALRRTFNSIACWIPALGLVGIGFLGEKHKTLAIILMTVTVGLNSAATIGSALNTIDLSPNHAGVIMGIVNSAANCVPIITPLLVGVIVVDSHARTEWQVVFIISAVVFFFGNLFYIVFGSTDLQPWNDENFLLSNKGIIYSKPTKPEIVVVSSNIN; from the exons GGCCAACACTTGGCGTAAGACATTTGCAGgcatttcttatgtttttgtcCATAGTTGTAAACTATGTTGCAAAATTTAACATAAGTGTTGCTGTGGTTGCCATGACAGATTCCGCAAGTGCCAATCCAAATTTTGAT gaatatGACTGGACTATCGCAGAAAAATCGTATATTTTGAGCAGTTTCTTCTGGGGTTATGCAATTACACAATTTCCAGGTGGTTATCTTTGTCGTTACATCGGTGCCAAATGGACAATGCTAATATCGACAGTGGGTTCAGCTGTCTTTGCTATTGTGACACCACCCCTCATACCCATTGGTGGGTGGAAACTCTTTTGTGCGATACGAGTTGTCCAGGGTCTTTTCCAAGGATTCTTGTTCCCGGCAATTCATGCCCATCTGGCAAAGTGGGCACCAGTCGAGGAACGGAACAGATTGGGTGCTCTCAGCAACACTGGCATTGAATGCGGAACTCTATTGGCTATGTCCATAAGTGGAGTAATTGCTTCGTCGAGCATGGGATGGCCGGGTATATCTTATGTATCTGGAGGCATTGGGTTGATCTGGTGCGTCATCTGGGTGATATTTGCATCCGATACTCCGGCTGAATCGAGATTCATTTCTGAAAgtgaaaagaattttattatggCTTCTTTAAATCAGCAGCAAAAGGGAACCATAGTCAAGAGCATACCAGTTCCCTGGAAGGCGATGCTAAGCTCGTTACCATTTTGGGCGTTGCTGGTAGCACGTTGTGCAGAGGCTTGGGGGTTATCAACTTTGCAAACTCAAATTCCATCCTACATGAGTGGTGTCCTTTTGATGGACATCAAATCCAATGCCCTCTATTCATCACTTCCCTATTTGGCAATGTGGATCATGTCGTTTGTGTACTTAATATCCTCAGAAGTGATCCTTAAAAAAGATTGGCTTAGTCTAACAGCGCTGAGGAGGACGTTCAATTCAATAGCCTGTTGGATTCCAGCCCTTGGTCTCGTGGGTATTGGGTTTCTTGGAGAGAAGCATAAAACACTCGCTATAATTTTGATGACTGTTACCGTTGGCCTGAACTCAGCCGCTACAATCGGAAGTGCTCTCAATACAATCGATTTGTCTCCCAATCATGCAGGTGTCATAATGGGAATTGTTAACAGTGCTGCAAATTGCGTCCCAATCATTACTCCTCTGTTGGTTGGAGTGATTGTTGTTGATagt cATGCAAGAACAGAATGGCAGGTTGTGTTTATAATCTCAGCAGTGGTGTTTTTCTTTGGAAATCTGTTCTACATAGTTTTTGGCTCAACAGATCTTCAGCCTTGGAATGATGAAAATTTCCTCTTGTCAAATAAGGGAATTATTTATTCTAAGCCTACAAAACCAGAAATTGTTGTTGTTAgctcaaatataaattaa